From a single Rhodospirillaceae bacterium genomic region:
- a CDS encoding radical SAM protein, protein MPAETGPNGADFNPFAAMQPRRPDAIPRDFRNGGRVKTADVAPAGVYLPNNNVMTPAMRSPEYVQMSTAAAITLGIMPGMLYRCACTRCLNLLLTYPEGCRANCAYCGLARHREAERDYADRNFIRVDWPAVPMAEIVEKVAGDGENTPFHRMCISMITHPRSDEDTVTVLKQWTDRIDPVTVPVSILSNPTTMQRADVETLKDLGADIFTVALDAATPEIFDRTRGKGVDSPHSWKKYWDILLNARDIFGPQKFGAHIIVGMGETEADVLNLVQRLVDLGGHSHMFCFFPEKGSLMDHLPATPRDQWRRVQLARYLIDYCDVRVGQMAFDGEGRVTDFGLPQGELDAIIDAGIAFRTSGCPGKFQEDISACDRPYGDSPPSNIASYPFQPAGADIRRIRHQLDMEKPGEPYEPGEEFDDPDDSPAPEARAP, encoded by the coding sequence ATGCCCGCCGAAACAGGTCCGAACGGCGCGGACTTCAACCCGTTCGCGGCGATGCAGCCGCGCCGGCCCGACGCTATCCCGCGGGACTTCCGCAACGGCGGCCGGGTCAAGACGGCTGACGTGGCGCCGGCGGGCGTCTATCTGCCCAACAACAACGTCATGACGCCGGCGATGCGCTCGCCGGAATACGTCCAGATGTCGACCGCGGCGGCGATCACGCTGGGCATCATGCCGGGCATGCTCTACCGCTGCGCCTGCACCCGCTGCCTGAACCTGCTGCTGACCTATCCCGAGGGCTGCCGGGCGAACTGCGCCTATTGCGGTCTGGCGCGCCACCGGGAGGCCGAGCGCGACTATGCCGACCGCAACTTCATCCGGGTCGACTGGCCGGCGGTGCCGATGGCCGAGATCGTCGAGAAGGTTGCTGGCGACGGGGAGAACACGCCGTTCCACCGCATGTGCATCAGCATGATCACCCATCCGCGCTCGGACGAGGACACGGTGACGGTGCTGAAACAGTGGACCGACCGGATCGATCCGGTGACTGTGCCGGTCTCCATCCTGTCCAACCCGACGACGATGCAGCGCGCCGACGTTGAGACGCTGAAGGACCTGGGCGCCGACATCTTCACCGTGGCGCTCGACGCCGCGACGCCGGAGATATTCGACCGCACGCGAGGCAAGGGCGTCGACAGCCCGCACAGCTGGAAGAAATACTGGGATATCCTGCTGAACGCCCGAGACATTTTCGGGCCGCAGAAGTTCGGCGCCCATATCATCGTGGGTATGGGCGAGACCGAGGCCGATGTGCTGAACCTGGTTCAGCGCCTGGTCGATCTCGGCGGCCACAGCCACATGTTCTGCTTCTTCCCGGAAAAGGGCTCGCTGATGGACCATCTGCCGGCGACGCCGCGCGACCAGTGGCGGCGGGTGCAGCTGGCGCGCTACCTGATCGACTATTGCGATGTCCGGGTCGGGCAGATGGCGTTCGACGGGGAGGGCAGGGTGACGGATTTCGGCCTGCCGCAGGGCGAACTCGACGCGATTATCGACGCGGGGATCGCCTTCCGCACCTCCGGCTGCCCGGGCAAGTTTCAGGAGGACATCTCGGCCTGCGACCGGCCCTACGGCGATTCGCCGCCCAGCAACATCGCCAGCTATCCGTTCCAGCCCGCCGGCGCCGACATCCGCCGCATCCGGCATCAACTCGACATGGAGAAGCCGGGCGAGCCCTACGAACCGGGCGAGGAGTTCGACGACCCGGACGATTCCCCTGCGCCGGAAGCGCGCGCGCCTTGA
- a CDS encoding response regulator — protein MNNELKKFLYASNRTGRNPLGIIALFLILIYGLASLVTAFLADLTLIERLPLIYFLIIFPLFILFAFLWLVSKHSDKLYGPRDFRDEENYVRIQIAANLGAAKGKTQDSISEADIKRLVELAVESDSKRAKKLDGWRRQILWVDDRPHNNIYERKALEALGLRFTLSESTNEAINKLNNNKFAAIISDMGRREGPREGYVLLDGLRKEGNRTPFFIYASSNAPEHKEETRSHGGDGCTNDPQELFEMVTRAVIERQDT, from the coding sequence GTGAATAATGAACTTAAAAAATTCTTATATGCATCAAATAGAACGGGACGGAACCCGTTAGGAATTATTGCGCTCTTTTTGATATTGATTTACGGACTAGCGTCTTTAGTGACCGCGTTTTTGGCTGATCTTACCTTGATTGAAAGGCTGCCGCTAATTTACTTTCTGATCATTTTTCCGCTTTTTATACTGTTCGCATTTTTATGGTTGGTTAGTAAGCACAGCGACAAACTCTATGGTCCGAGAGATTTCCGAGATGAGGAAAATTATGTGCGAATTCAAATTGCTGCAAATCTAGGTGCAGCAAAAGGTAAAACCCAAGACAGTATTAGCGAGGCGGATATAAAAAGATTAGTTGAGTTGGCGGTGGAATCTGATTCAAAGAGAGCCAAAAAGCTTGACGGTTGGCGGAGGCAAATCCTTTGGGTAGACGACCGACCGCATAACAACATTTATGAAAGAAAAGCGTTGGAGGCTTTGGGACTTCGTTTCACGTTATCTGAGTCAACAAATGAGGCTATAAATAAATTGAATAACAATAAATTTGCAGCAATTATCTCGGATATGGGGCGTCGTGAAGGACCGAGAGAAGGTTATGTGTTGTTGGATGGATTGCGTAAAGAAGGAAATCGCACGCCCTTTTTCATCTATGCTTCTTCAAATGCCCCTGAACACAAAGAAGAAACCAGATCCCACGGTGGGGACGGGTGTACCAATGATCCACAGGAGCTATTCGAAATGGTAACTCGAGCTGTAATCGAAAGACAGGACACATAG
- a CDS encoding DsrE/DsrF/DrsH-like family protein, which yields MTDKLVIVMANTDTRNGEELGAPIFQATVAAAMEYEVDVICTATSGRLMKKGVAEHLVVKEGSPKSVYDFIQDAHEAGVKFYCCSPNLDLFDMTKDDLIPECEGIVGGAHLIEEIMEDDVKVLTY from the coding sequence GTGACGGACAAACTGGTCATCGTGATGGCGAACACGGACACGCGCAACGGCGAGGAACTGGGCGCGCCGATCTTCCAGGCGACCGTCGCCGCGGCGATGGAATACGAGGTCGACGTGATCTGCACGGCCACCTCGGGCCGCTTGATGAAGAAGGGCGTCGCCGAACACCTCGTGGTCAAGGAAGGCTCGCCGAAATCGGTTTACGATTTCATCCAGGACGCCCACGAGGCGGGGGTGAAATTCTATTGCTGCTCGCCCAATCTCGACCTGTTCGACATGACCAAGGACGACCTGATCCCCGAATGCGAGGGCATCGTCGGCGGCGCCCATCTGATCGAGGAGATCATGGAGGACGACGTCAAGGTGCTGACTTACTGA
- a CDS encoding lipoate--protein ligase family protein, giving the protein MSETGDRPGFRVVDTGVRDGCLQIAFDQALVELRKAGDVPDTVRFLRFPPTALIGRHQDLSRELKLDHCRKAGVGIVRRITGGGAIYLDEGQLGWELVCDRRRIGVATLADMTARICTAAAAGLSTLGIAAEYRPPTDIVVDGQKICGTGGYFDDDIVMYQGTTLVDLDLPAMTAAINVAAPKEGAPPPRVTTLRALLPAADLSMPRLQAALIAGFEDGLGIACTASEPGEAEEALAQRICDAEIGTLEFIAGIDDPGADGSVRHGESGAVNAWLRVEGRRNDRVREVLFTGDFVMVPPRLVMDLEGSLRGAVSGEVAARIAAFFSDAPPQIATAPPDAFAGAVAAAFAGA; this is encoded by the coding sequence TTGAGCGAGACCGGCGACAGGCCCGGATTCCGGGTTGTCGATACCGGCGTCCGCGACGGCTGCCTCCAGATCGCTTTCGACCAGGCGCTCGTGGAACTGCGCAAGGCTGGCGATGTCCCGGACACCGTGCGCTTCCTGCGCTTCCCGCCGACCGCTCTGATCGGCCGGCACCAGGACTTGAGCCGGGAATTGAAGCTCGATCATTGCCGCAAGGCCGGCGTCGGCATCGTCCGGCGCATCACCGGCGGCGGCGCGATCTATCTGGACGAGGGCCAGCTCGGCTGGGAACTGGTCTGCGACCGGCGCAGGATCGGCGTGGCGACGCTGGCGGACATGACCGCCCGGATCTGTACGGCGGCGGCGGCCGGCCTCTCGACCCTCGGTATCGCGGCGGAGTACCGGCCGCCGACGGATATCGTGGTGGACGGGCAGAAGATCTGCGGCACCGGCGGCTATTTCGACGATGACATCGTCATGTACCAGGGCACAACGCTGGTCGATCTCGACCTGCCGGCGATGACGGCGGCGATCAACGTGGCGGCCCCGAAGGAGGGCGCGCCGCCGCCGCGGGTGACCACCCTGCGCGCCCTGCTGCCCGCCGCCGACCTGTCGATGCCGCGCCTTCAGGCCGCGCTGATCGCCGGTTTCGAGGACGGCTTGGGGATTGCCTGCACCGCGTCCGAACCGGGCGAGGCGGAAGAGGCACTGGCGCAGCGCATCTGCGACGCGGAGATCGGCACGCTGGAATTCATCGCCGGTATCGACGATCCGGGCGCCGATGGATCCGTGCGCCACGGCGAGAGCGGCGCCGTGAACGCCTGGCTGCGGGTCGAGGGCCGGCGCAACGACCGGGTGCGCGAAGTGCTGTTCACCGGCGACTTCGTCATGGTGCCGCCGCGCCTCGTCATGGACCTGGAAGGCAGCCTGCGCGGTGCTGTGTCCGGCGAGGTTGCGGCGCGCATAGCGGCCTTCTTCAGCGATGCGCCGCCCCAGATCGCGACCGCGCCGCCGGACGCGTTTGCCGGGGCCGTCGCCGCAGCCTTTGCCGGCGCATGA
- a CDS encoding 4Fe-4S dicluster domain-containing protein: protein MDHGAATRVQEHIGDPVSDAPPLDRDDLEEIFGDIQADLRYDHELNGCLNCGICTATCPAAHYYDFSPREIVQLLWTENLEGIYDAMQEKIWACAQCYTCAARCPFGNSPGGLVMLMREVAIKHGMESAKNVLRPFSRVMLKLISTGNQLAPDMINPDHFADWGPNITKVDAPLKLLRKAIPMPTLNTTATAWEVNLKTSVELYTIWEMTGVLDQLEGIDENLFDVITDIMDEKREDWEDFLEEQEDDDEDDD, encoded by the coding sequence ATGGACCACGGCGCCGCCACCCGCGTGCAGGAGCATATCGGCGATCCGGTCTCGGACGCGCCACCGCTCGACCGCGACGACCTCGAAGAGATTTTCGGCGATATCCAGGCCGACCTGCGCTACGACCACGAACTCAACGGCTGCCTGAACTGCGGCATCTGCACGGCGACCTGCCCGGCGGCCCATTACTACGATTTCAGCCCGCGCGAGATCGTCCAGTTGCTCTGGACGGAAAATCTCGAGGGCATCTACGACGCGATGCAGGAAAAGATCTGGGCCTGCGCCCAGTGCTACACCTGCGCCGCGCGCTGCCCGTTCGGCAACAGCCCCGGCGGCCTCGTCATGCTGATGCGCGAGGTCGCGATCAAGCACGGCATGGAATCGGCGAAAAATGTGCTGCGCCCGTTCAGCCGGGTCATGCTCAAGCTGATCTCGACCGGCAACCAGCTCGCGCCCGATATGATCAACCCCGATCATTTCGCCGACTGGGGGCCGAACATCACCAAGGTCGATGCGCCGCTCAAGCTGCTGCGCAAGGCGATCCCGATGCCGACGCTCAACACCACGGCGACGGCCTGGGAGGTCAATCTGAAAACCTCTGTGGAACTCTACACGATCTGGGAAATGACCGGCGTTCTCGACCAGCTCGAAGGGATCGACGAGAACCTGTTCGACGTCATCACCGACATCATGGACGAGAAGCGCGAGGACTGGGAAGATTTCCTGGAAGAGCAGGAAGACGACGACGAGGACGACGACTGA
- a CDS encoding FAD-dependent oxidoreductase, translated as MTKPVLVVGGGPAGLAAAEALSGVGRNSVLVEKEDRLGGAPILSGYAKLVPTGEWAKDAIGGMVARVEGDAAVDVRAGCTVQEFGGEAGAFTATLSDGSAVEASAAILCTGFTHFDSVNKPEWGFGSFPDVVTTTQVEQMISSGDGVRCPSDGRTPKRVAILLCVGSRDRQIGREWCSKICCTVSANIAMEIREEVPDCHVYIYYMDIRTFGLYETSYYWRSQEEFKVKYIKARIAEVTSDGERLIVKGEDTLVKRPITIPFDMVVHAIGMDPNVDNLLLSSIFGVELEPHGNIARQSAYGGMGRTSRPGVFVAGAATGPETIDDSIAQANAAAIAALGAGRPATDEAA; from the coding sequence ATGACCAAGCCGGTCCTCGTCGTCGGCGGAGGCCCGGCCGGGCTCGCCGCAGCCGAGGCCCTGTCCGGCGTCGGCCGGAATTCCGTTCTTGTGGAAAAGGAGGACCGGCTGGGAGGCGCGCCGATCCTGTCCGGCTATGCCAAGCTCGTGCCGACCGGAGAATGGGCGAAGGACGCCATCGGCGGCATGGTCGCGCGGGTCGAAGGCGACGCCGCGGTCGATGTCCGCGCCGGTTGCACCGTGCAGGAATTCGGCGGCGAAGCGGGCGCGTTCACGGCCACCCTGTCGGACGGTTCGGCGGTCGAGGCTTCGGCCGCGATCCTGTGTACCGGGTTCACCCATTTCGATTCGGTCAACAAGCCGGAATGGGGCTTCGGCAGCTTCCCGGATGTCGTGACCACGACCCAGGTCGAGCAGATGATCTCGTCGGGCGACGGCGTGCGCTGCCCGTCCGACGGCCGCACACCGAAGCGGGTGGCGATCCTGCTCTGCGTCGGCTCGCGCGACCGCCAGATCGGCCGCGAATGGTGCTCCAAAATCTGCTGTACCGTCAGCGCCAACATCGCGATGGAGATCCGCGAGGAGGTGCCGGACTGCCACGTCTACATCTACTACATGGATATCCGCACCTTCGGCCTCTACGAGACGAGCTACTACTGGCGCAGCCAGGAGGAGTTCAAGGTCAAGTACATCAAGGCGCGGATCGCCGAGGTGACCTCGGACGGCGAGCGGCTGATCGTCAAGGGCGAGGACACGCTGGTCAAACGGCCGATCACGATTCCCTTCGACATGGTCGTCCACGCCATCGGCATGGACCCGAACGTCGACAACCTGCTGCTGTCTTCCATTTTCGGGGTCGAGCTGGAGCCGCACGGCAACATCGCCCGGCAATCGGCCTATGGCGGCATGGGGCGGACCAGCCGGCCGGGCGTGTTCGTCGCCGGCGCGGCGACCGGCCCGGAGACCATCGACGATTCGATCGCCCAGGCGAATGCCGCCGCCATCGCGGCGCTCGGCGCCGGCCGGCCGGCAACCGACGAAGCGGCCTGA
- a CDS encoding heterodisulfide reductase-related iron-sulfur binding cluster, which yields MTGTTNDTGNATGESGERFTGHGSEWRDSNLSAQDARTATAWVEAKVDKRSMLTNKDRVEDVRDVMWQLEKDGEIAVHRVGDGHAPVEVKTLYGWTKRIPTTRLWHHKSCGQCGNIPGYPASLLWLMNELGVEYLDETDQTSCTAWNYHGSGIGNLESLAAVFLRNFHQAYVSARAQGLPDAYYYPLVHCGTSFGNYKEVRHYLLHSAELRERVKKILAKLDRLVDGKLLIPEEVVHYSEWVHVMRDRIAARQTIDASAIRATIHPACHVYKMVPEDAIYDDDILEGNRVAVSTGVIGALGAQVIDYSTWYDCCGFGFRHIISEREFTRSFAIDRKVKVAVEEARADVMIGHDTGCITTLDKNQWIGQAAGKAYDLPILADCQFAALVCGAHPFKIVQSHWHASSTETLMEKLGIDWRAAKAEFEAYLKQVEAGDQENLYDPRLMITSGPGFKRIESQVSETGA from the coding sequence ATGACCGGCACCACGAACGATACCGGGAACGCCACGGGCGAAAGCGGCGAACGCTTTACCGGCCACGGCAGCGAGTGGCGCGATTCGAATCTGTCGGCGCAGGACGCGCGCACCGCGACCGCCTGGGTCGAGGCGAAGGTCGACAAGCGCTCCATGCTGACCAACAAGGACCGCGTCGAGGACGTGCGCGATGTCATGTGGCAGTTGGAGAAAGACGGCGAGATCGCCGTCCACCGGGTCGGCGACGGCCACGCGCCGGTCGAGGTCAAGACGCTCTACGGCTGGACCAAGCGCATCCCGACGACCCGGCTCTGGCACCACAAATCCTGCGGCCAGTGCGGCAACATTCCGGGCTATCCGGCCTCGCTGCTCTGGCTGATGAATGAACTCGGCGTCGAATATCTCGACGAGACCGACCAGACCTCCTGCACCGCCTGGAACTATCACGGCTCGGGCATCGGCAACCTGGAGAGCCTGGCCGCCGTCTTCCTGCGCAATTTCCACCAGGCCTATGTCAGCGCCCGCGCCCAGGGCCTGCCCGACGCCTACTACTATCCGCTGGTCCACTGCGGCACGTCGTTCGGCAACTACAAGGAGGTGCGCCACTACCTGCTGCACTCCGCCGAACTGCGCGAACGGGTGAAGAAGATCCTCGCCAAGCTCGACCGGCTGGTCGACGGCAAGCTGCTGATCCCGGAAGAGGTCGTGCACTATTCCGAATGGGTGCACGTCATGCGCGACCGCATCGCGGCGCGCCAGACGATCGACGCCAGCGCCATCCGCGCGACCATCCACCCGGCCTGCCACGTCTACAAGATGGTGCCGGAGGACGCGATCTACGACGACGATATCCTGGAGGGGAACCGGGTCGCGGTTTCGACCGGCGTGATCGGCGCCTTGGGCGCCCAGGTGATCGACTATTCGACCTGGTACGACTGCTGCGGCTTCGGCTTCCGCCACATCATTTCCGAGCGCGAGTTCACCCGCTCCTTCGCGATCGACCGCAAGGTGAAGGTCGCGGTGGAGGAGGCGCGGGCGGACGTGATGATCGGCCACGACACCGGCTGCATCACCACGCTGGACAAGAACCAGTGGATCGGCCAGGCCGCCGGCAAGGCCTACGACCTGCCGATCCTGGCCGACTGCCAGTTCGCGGCGCTGGTCTGCGGCGCCCATCCGTTCAAGATCGTCCAGTCCCACTGGCACGCCTCCTCGACCGAGACGCTGATGGAGAAACTGGGCATCGACTGGCGCGCCGCGAAGGCGGAGTTCGAGGCCTATCTCAAGCAGGTCGAGGCCGGCGACCAGGAGAATCTCTACGATCCGCGCCTGATGATCACCTCGGGCCCCGGCTTCAAGCGGATCGAGTCCCAGGTTTCAGAGACCGGCGCATGA